In the Streptomyces sp. BHT-5-2 genome, one interval contains:
- a CDS encoding methionine ABC transporter permease: MSWHDMQPLLSDATLDTLFMVWWSTFYAVLVGIPVGVLLHLTDRGAMLQNVVVNKVLGAIANIGRSFPFLILIVVLMPLTRLLVGVAIGPTGAVVPLTIAAIPFFARLVEAALREVDHGLVEAAQAMGGGTWTVIFKVLLPQALPALVAAVTTTVITLIGYSAIAGAVGGGGLGALAYNYGYLRYETSLMIITVVELIVIVTVAQLLGDLIVRRLARRGARASSLRVGLRRVRSEEPAPVTEAA; encoded by the coding sequence GTGAGCTGGCACGACATGCAGCCGCTGCTCTCCGACGCCACCCTCGACACCCTCTTCATGGTGTGGTGGTCCACGTTCTACGCGGTCCTCGTCGGCATCCCCGTCGGCGTCCTGCTGCACCTGACCGACCGCGGCGCCATGCTCCAGAACGTCGTGGTCAACAAGGTCCTCGGCGCGATAGCGAACATCGGGCGGTCCTTCCCGTTCCTGATCCTGATCGTGGTGCTGATGCCGCTGACCCGCCTCCTGGTCGGCGTCGCCATCGGCCCGACCGGCGCGGTGGTCCCGCTCACCATCGCGGCCATCCCGTTCTTCGCCCGCCTCGTGGAGGCCGCACTGCGCGAGGTCGACCACGGGCTCGTCGAGGCGGCCCAGGCGATGGGCGGCGGCACCTGGACCGTCATCTTCAAGGTGCTGCTCCCGCAGGCGCTGCCCGCCCTGGTCGCCGCCGTCACCACCACCGTCATCACGCTGATCGGCTACTCGGCGATCGCCGGCGCGGTCGGCGGCGGCGGGCTGGGCGCCCTCGCCTACAACTACGGCTATCTCCGGTACGAGACCTCGCTCATGATCATCACCGTGGTCGAGCTGATCGTCATCGTCACCGTCGCCCAGCTCCTGGGCGATCTGATCGTCCGCCGGCTCGCCCGCCGCGGCGCCCGTGCCTCCTCCCTGCGGGTCGGCCTGCGCCGGGTCCGCAGCGAGGAGCCGGCCCCGGTCACCGAGGCCGCCTGA